A single Ignavibacteriales bacterium DNA region contains:
- a CDS encoding DUF1624 domain-containing protein has product MEKTSRLAFIDLHRGLVLLLMIEVHVFNAFLLQSYRPSGWFMILNFINGLVAPSFLFISGFAFILASQKKIKEFRTFGWQFYRQVGRILLILLAGYSLHLPYFNLSKTLQKSTPEQWRHLFAIDVLQCIAVSLLLLFLLRLVITNDRVFKYITAFFTLAFILPAPQIWVTDFSGMLHPALAAYMNKMGGSLFPLFPWSGFLFLGAFLSIIFSEFRQKGEEAKYFGAMLYTGIIFVLAGSLLYIEESPLHMAMMKPEITFFFLRAGYIFLIFYACWLFAKQGERPAVRILSGFGKESLLVYWLHLQVIYRKIGGESLNGSFKYTLNVMESIAATILLAALMWGAAYGWSALKQNYPKAFQYGTPAAVAALIIFYIST; this is encoded by the coding sequence TTGGAAAAAACTTCTCGCCTTGCTTTCATAGACCTTCACCGCGGACTGGTGCTTCTGCTGATGATTGAGGTCCATGTGTTTAACGCGTTCCTGCTGCAGTCCTACCGTCCATCCGGATGGTTCATGATTCTGAACTTCATCAACGGACTGGTTGCGCCGTCTTTCCTGTTTATTTCCGGCTTTGCATTTATCCTTGCAAGCCAAAAAAAGATAAAAGAGTTCCGCACCTTCGGATGGCAGTTTTACCGGCAGGTCGGGCGAATACTGCTTATCCTGCTGGCCGGCTACAGTCTTCATCTGCCGTATTTCAACCTGAGCAAGACGCTGCAAAAATCAACCCCGGAGCAGTGGCGTCATTTGTTTGCCATAGACGTTCTGCAGTGTATTGCCGTTTCTCTGCTTCTGCTCTTTTTGCTCCGGCTGGTGATAACCAATGACCGAGTATTTAAGTATATAACGGCATTCTTCACCCTGGCATTTATCCTTCCCGCGCCTCAGATCTGGGTGACGGATTTCAGCGGCATGCTTCATCCCGCGCTTGCCGCGTATATGAACAAAATGGGGGGTTCGTTGTTTCCTCTCTTCCCCTGGTCAGGGTTTCTTTTTCTCGGAGCGTTTCTTTCCATCATCTTCAGTGAATTCAGGCAGAAAGGCGAAGAGGCAAAATACTTCGGCGCGATGTTATATACCGGAATTATTTTTGTGCTTGCCGGTTCGCTGCTGTATATAGAAGAGTCTCCCCTGCATATGGCAATGATGAAGCCGGAGATCACCTTCTTCTTTCTGCGGGCAGGATATATATTCCTGATTTTCTACGCGTGCTGGCTTTTTGCTAAACAGGGGGAGAGGCCGGCTGTCAGGATTCTTTCCGGATTCGGAAAAGAATCACTGCTGGTTTACTGGCTGCATCTGCAGGTTATCTACCGGAAGATTGGCGGGGAGAGTCTGAACGGCAGTTTTAAATATACTCTGAACGTCATGGAATCCATAGCCGCAACCATACTTCTTGCGGCACTCATGTGGGGTGCTGCTTACGGCTGGTCTGCACTCAAGCAGAACTATCCAAAGGCGTTTCAGTACGGAACCCCGGCTGCAGTCGCGGCTCTAATCATTTTTTATATATCAACGTAA
- a CDS encoding SDR family NAD(P)-dependent oxidoreductase, with translation MNNTVLITGGAMGIGLATAKRFLKKGDTVILWDINSTALEKAASELAPLGKIYSFSCDVTKKDEVYETARKTLEAAGRVDILVNNAGWVIGGDFLERSDEEWEKTIAINFTSLIYTTRAFLPGMYERNRGHVVNISSASSTLGVAGLAVYAGTKWAVHGFTESLRFEAYNAGKTGVKFSTVHPSYIATGLFEGAELGFPAKYIAPLIKSHDVIAKAIVEDAVGKGRYSPKRPITVHLNPRLRALLPDSWFQRLIILLGIHNSMKSWKGRNRN, from the coding sequence ATGAACAATACCGTTTTAATCACCGGCGGAGCAATGGGCATAGGCCTGGCAACCGCTAAACGATTTCTCAAAAAAGGGGATACTGTTATCCTGTGGGATATCAACAGTACCGCACTCGAAAAAGCCGCCTCTGAACTTGCTCCCCTTGGCAAAATCTACTCATTTTCCTGTGATGTTACAAAAAAGGATGAAGTCTATGAAACCGCACGCAAAACCCTGGAAGCCGCGGGCCGTGTGGATATTCTGGTGAATAACGCCGGATGGGTAATCGGCGGAGATTTCCTTGAACGGAGCGATGAGGAGTGGGAGAAAACCATTGCAATTAATTTTACATCGCTGATATATACAACGCGCGCTTTTCTGCCAGGTATGTATGAGCGCAACCGCGGTCATGTGGTTAATATCTCATCAGCTTCAAGTACGCTAGGTGTTGCCGGACTTGCGGTGTATGCCGGTACCAAATGGGCGGTGCACGGCTTTACCGAATCCCTCCGTTTTGAAGCTTACAATGCAGGCAAGACCGGTGTTAAGTTTTCGACCGTTCACCCGAGCTATATTGCAACCGGACTTTTTGAAGGAGCCGAACTCGGTTTCCCCGCTAAATATATAGCGCCACTGATTAAAAGCCACGATGTTATAGCAAAAGCGATTGTTGAAGATGCTGTGGGCAAAGGAAGGTATTCCCCCAAGCGTCCCATAACCGTGCATCTGAATCCCCGCCTGCGGGCACTGCTGCCGGATTCATGGTTTCAGCGGCTGATTATTCTGCTGGGCATTCATAACAGCATGAAATCATGGAAAGGAAGAAACAGGAACTGA